Proteins encoded by one window of Deltaproteobacteria bacterium:
- a CDS encoding peptidase, translating to MEKREGFMKDVLERIFTVNLGVRPHERALVFTDLPAAGETARPGGEGADAQLRGIARLTAEAGRALCRVDYVEFPSTGGHGKEPPEPLWEAAFGSEVVSELREAGLLGRLLAKEADAADLARVEEVVRGSAAGGPDAVVALSRYSTSHTRFRDLLTRCLGARYASMPLFEKSMIYGPMAADWREVEARTLRLCRLADGGAEVHIKAPNGTDIRFSIEGRSFIADTGILTEPGSFGNLPAGEAFLAPVEETAEGVLVLEWGPTGRFVEPVVLRFEGGFVAEVSGGDPFAAELGGKIAAEPLVGNLAELGIGTNDRAARPDNILETEKILGTVHMAIGDNSSFGGRVSVPYHQDFVLYRPTVVVTKRGGETVRLLIDGKPAF from the coding sequence ATGGAAAAAAGAGAGGGATTCATGAAGGACGTGCTCGAGAGGATATTCACCGTCAACCTCGGGGTGAGGCCGCACGAGCGGGCGCTCGTCTTTACGGACCTGCCGGCCGCGGGCGAAACGGCGCGTCCTGGCGGCGAGGGGGCGGATGCGCAGCTTCGCGGGATTGCGAGACTGACGGCCGAGGCGGGCCGGGCCTTATGCAGGGTCGACTACGTGGAGTTCCCTTCCACGGGCGGCCACGGCAAGGAGCCGCCCGAGCCGCTGTGGGAGGCCGCCTTCGGCTCCGAAGTCGTCTCGGAGCTCAGGGAGGCGGGGCTTCTGGGCCGCCTGCTCGCCAAGGAGGCGGATGCGGCCGATCTTGCGCGCGTGGAGGAGGTAGTCAGGGGCTCGGCCGCCGGGGGGCCTGACGCCGTGGTGGCGCTCTCCCGCTACTCGACGAGCCATACGAGGTTCCGGGACCTCCTTACAAGGTGTCTGGGCGCGCGCTACGCCTCAATGCCGCTCTTCGAGAAGTCCATGATATACGGCCCCATGGCGGCCGACTGGCGCGAGGTCGAGGCCAGGACGCTGCGCCTTTGCAGGCTCGCCGACGGCGGGGCGGAGGTCCATATAAAGGCTCCCAACGGCACGGACATACGCTTCTCCATCGAGGGCCGCTCCTTCATCGCCGACACGGGCATACTGACCGAGCCAGGCTCGTTCGGCAACCTGCCGGCCGGAGAGGCCTTCCTCGCCCCCGTGGAGGAGACGGCCGAGGGGGTGCTGGTGCTCGAGTGGGGACCGACCGGCAGGTTCGTCGAGCCCGTCGTCCTGAGGTTCGAGGGCGGTTTCGTTGCGGAGGTCTCCGGCGGCGACCCCTTCGCGGCAGAACTCGGCGGGAAGATAGCGGCCGAGCCGCTTGTCGGCAATCTCGCTGAGCTCGGCATAGGCACCAACGACAGGGCCGCAAGGCCCGACAACATCCTCGAGACCGAGAAGATACTGGGCACGGTACACATGGCCATAGGCGACAACTCTTCGTTCGGCGGGCGCGTGAGCGTGCCCTACCACCAGGACTTCGTCCTCTACCGGCCCACGGTGGTCGTCACGAAGAGGGGAGGCGAAACAGTGAGGCTTTTGATCGATGGAAAACCGGCCTTTTGA
- a CDS encoding fibronectin-binding domain-containing protein, protein MDPILLAAITSELDRALRGGIVSKVYQPDDHRIIVKVFARGGEKRLLVSAHRVHPAMYLTTRRPPSPPAPLRLCALLRSRITGARIEGVEAVEGERIARLRLTVRGEEGPRPMCLVCELTGKSSNIILVDGDGVVVDALRLYAPGRSPRAVWPGERLAPLPPGGRREGPPLDRGEGTWNEAAERYYGELDDADAFRAGRAALRRAAAAARKKAARKLRNLEGDRTRAESELRCRRLAELLAANYGLLRKGAASVEVTDWFEEPPRPVTVALDPALSPQANVERLFRRARKAQRALELLKSRIPETAAEIERLDGLLRRIDAAVSEEELPALRRELEAAAGRSAAPRLPKGRGPQGRQTQAAPFRRFESSEGLTILCGKDDAGNDLLLRRHASAGDLWFHAKDAPGSHVVLKCAGRPIETIERSIIEAASLAARFSRLPDQAGAEVICAPAEKVKKPKGAPPGTVTAMEYRTLRVTPGPPLKES, encoded by the coding sequence ATGGACCCAATCCTTCTCGCCGCCATAACTTCGGAGCTCGACCGGGCCCTGCGGGGCGGGATCGTTTCAAAGGTCTACCAGCCCGACGATCACCGCATCATAGTCAAGGTCTTCGCGCGCGGCGGCGAAAAGCGCCTCCTCGTCTCGGCCCACCGGGTCCATCCGGCCATGTATCTCACCACGCGGCGGCCTCCGAGCCCTCCGGCGCCGCTGCGCCTGTGCGCCCTTCTGCGCAGCAGGATAACGGGCGCCCGCATAGAAGGGGTCGAGGCCGTTGAGGGAGAGCGCATAGCGCGCCTGAGGCTCACGGTGCGCGGCGAAGAAGGGCCGCGGCCCATGTGCCTCGTCTGCGAGCTCACCGGCAAGTCGAGCAACATCATACTCGTCGACGGCGATGGTGTGGTCGTGGACGCCCTGCGCCTCTACGCGCCCGGCCGGTCGCCGCGGGCCGTGTGGCCGGGCGAGAGGCTCGCGCCGCTTCCCCCGGGCGGCAGGCGTGAAGGGCCGCCGTTGGACAGGGGAGAGGGGACGTGGAACGAGGCCGCCGAGCGCTATTACGGGGAGCTCGACGACGCCGACGCCTTCCGCGCCGGGAGGGCGGCGCTTCGCAGGGCCGCGGCGGCGGCGAGAAAGAAGGCGGCGAGAAAACTCCGAAACCTCGAGGGCGACAGGACGAGGGCCGAAAGCGAGCTGCGCTGCCGCAGGCTCGCCGAGCTCCTGGCCGCCAATTACGGGCTGCTGAGGAAAGGGGCGGCGTCGGTGGAGGTGACCGACTGGTTCGAGGAGCCGCCCCGCCCCGTGACCGTCGCGCTCGACCCGGCCCTCTCCCCCCAGGCCAACGTGGAGCGCCTCTTCAGGCGGGCCCGCAAGGCCCAAAGGGCCCTCGAACTGCTGAAAAGCCGCATACCGGAGACGGCGGCCGAGATCGAGCGCCTCGACGGCCTCCTGCGCCGCATCGACGCCGCCGTCTCCGAGGAAGAACTCCCGGCGCTTCGCCGCGAACTCGAAGCCGCCGCGGGCCGGAGCGCCGCGCCGCGCCTGCCCAAGGGAAGAGGGCCGCAAGGACGGCAGACACAGGCCGCGCCGTTTCGAAGGTTCGAAAGCTCCGAAGGCCTCACCATACTCTGCGGAAAAGACGACGCCGGAAACGACCTTCTCCTGCGCCGCCACGCCTCGGCCGGTGACCTCTGGTTCCACGCAAAGGACGCGCCGGGCTCGCACGTGGTGCTCAAGTGCGCGGGCCGCCCCATCGAAACCATCGAGCGCTCGATCATCGAAGCCGCCTCCCTGGCGGCCCGCTTCAGCAGACTCCCGGACCAGGCCGGGGCCGAGGTCATTTGCGCACCGGCGGAAAAGGTGAAAAAACCAAAGGGCGCTCCGCCGGGCACAGTGACCGCCATGGAATACCGGACACTGCGCGTCACCCCGGGGCCGCCCCTGAAAGAAAGCTAA
- a CDS encoding 4Fe-4S dicluster domain-containing protein: MDGSVTRRDFMKKSAQVGAASVAGAAALLTGSDDAEAKATWAEWFQTNYRLMTDDEKKEAIARLEKRYSEEYGKRVTVDGSPPMEGVLFGYALNIQKCIGCRRCVHACVRENNQSRHDPEIQWIRVIKLEKGNFSADDMNSGYPEGHGIQVGGNAYKNAGVVLEGQHYYEPEKVPEKDHFYLPIQCMQCEKPPCVKVCPVRTTYRDPDGVVVIDYNWCIGCRMCMGACPYWARRFNWAEPNLPPDEMNPRTHYLGNRPRMVGVVEKCTFCLQRSRKGRYTACVEVCPVGARKFGNLLDPESEVRKILDRKRVFRLRADLNTYPKFFYFID; encoded by the coding sequence TTGGACGGCAGTGTCACGCGCCGGGATTTCATGAAGAAGTCGGCGCAGGTCGGCGCGGCCTCCGTTGCCGGGGCCGCGGCTCTTCTCACGGGGTCGGACGACGCCGAGGCCAAGGCCACATGGGCCGAGTGGTTCCAGACCAACTACAGGCTCATGACCGACGACGAGAAGAAAGAGGCCATAGCGAGGCTCGAAAAACGCTACTCCGAGGAGTACGGCAAGCGCGTAACCGTAGACGGCTCTCCGCCCATGGAGGGCGTGCTCTTCGGCTACGCCCTCAACATACAGAAGTGCATAGGCTGCCGGCGCTGCGTGCACGCCTGCGTGCGCGAGAACAACCAGTCGCGCCACGACCCCGAGATCCAGTGGATAAGGGTCATAAAACTCGAAAAGGGCAACTTCTCCGCCGACGACATGAACAGCGGCTACCCCGAGGGCCACGGCATACAGGTCGGCGGCAACGCCTACAAGAACGCCGGCGTCGTGCTCGAGGGCCAGCACTACTACGAGCCCGAGAAGGTGCCGGAAAAAGATCATTTCTACCTGCCCATCCAGTGCATGCAGTGCGAAAAGCCGCCGTGTGTTAAGGTCTGCCCCGTGCGGACCACCTATCGAGACCCCGACGGCGTGGTCGTCATCGACTACAACTGGTGCATAGGCTGCAGGATGTGCATGGGCGCCTGTCCCTACTGGGCGAGGCGCTTCAACTGGGCCGAGCCCAACCTGCCGCCCGACGAGATGAACCCGAGGACCCACTACCTGGGCAACAGGCCCCGCATGGTCGGCGTCGTCGAGAAGTGCACCTTCTGCCTGCAGCGCTCGCGCAAGGGCCGCTACACGGCCTGCGTCGAGGTCTGCCCCGTGGGGGCGCGCAAGTTCGGCAACCTCCTCGACCCCGAAAGCGAGGTGCGCAAGATACTGGACCGCAAGCGGGTCTTCAGGCTCAGGGCCGACCTCAACACCTATCCGAAGTTCTTCTATTTCATAGATTGA